A stretch of the Geovibrio thiophilus genome encodes the following:
- a CDS encoding M3 family metallopeptidase: MFAAYSPDILKNKDRQIKEAIENAKRLAGELCAQPAPTYDSFMKPLEKAGAEISRLFFPVGHLNSVCNSKETQELYAACIPLLSDYSTWFSQNADIMKAVKKIAEADDLSTSRRKSVEDTLRSFRLGGVDLPADKKQRVKEISLALSELGNAFFQNLLNATAAYELEIIDPADMEGIPESDLAGMKTENGWKLTLQMPVYIAYMTHGRNREIREKLYRAYCTRAPENGEVIENTMRLRHELAQLTGFSGYAEYSLASKDAESPADVLKLLETLLERVKKPAEKEIEELKAFFGQELESHDLMFASEQYKKHLYGFDEELYRPYFEKNNVIDGMIRFLGEVFSLSFERVEAPVWHKSVAVYDISRKGHGFARLYMDMETRKEKRDGAWMNDWVTRHTEDGKIIPATAVIAANFPAAKDGRPSLLRHRDVVTLFHEMGHALHHICSEVDEADVSGINGVEWDAVEFPSQFLELFAYEEDVLAIFARHYQTGEIIPAEMVDKLKEVRSYHAALVILRQVELGMFDMLIHRKPCTEAEVQKILDTVRAKTSLIQQPAYNKFQNGFSHIFSGGYAAGYYSYKWAERMSADAFMEFRKHGIFNRELADRYFDIILKNGGSRRAMELYKEFIGREPGIDAMLELEGIKA; encoded by the coding sequence ATGTTTGCCGCATACTCCCCCGATATTCTGAAAAACAAAGACAGGCAGATAAAGGAAGCAATAGAAAACGCAAAAAGACTCGCCGGAGAACTCTGCGCTCAGCCTGCTCCCACCTATGACAGCTTCATGAAGCCGCTGGAGAAAGCCGGAGCGGAAATATCAAGGCTGTTCTTCCCCGTGGGGCACTTGAACAGCGTATGCAACAGCAAGGAGACTCAGGAGCTTTACGCCGCCTGCATCCCCCTTCTCAGCGATTATTCCACATGGTTCAGCCAGAATGCGGACATTATGAAGGCTGTGAAAAAAATCGCCGAAGCGGATGACCTCTCCACTTCCAGACGCAAGTCCGTGGAGGACACCCTGCGCAGCTTCAGGCTGGGCGGCGTTGACCTCCCTGCGGATAAAAAACAAAGGGTCAAAGAGATCTCACTCGCGCTCAGCGAACTGGGCAACGCTTTTTTCCAGAACCTTCTGAACGCCACAGCCGCCTATGAGCTTGAAATAATCGATCCGGCAGACATGGAAGGCATTCCCGAAAGCGACCTTGCCGGAATGAAAACCGAAAACGGCTGGAAACTCACTCTCCAGATGCCTGTCTACATAGCATACATGACCCACGGCAGAAACAGAGAAATAAGGGAAAAACTATACAGGGCATACTGCACGAGAGCGCCTGAAAACGGCGAAGTCATAGAGAATACCATGCGCCTCCGTCATGAGCTGGCGCAGCTTACAGGATTTTCCGGCTATGCAGAATATTCCCTCGCCTCCAAAGACGCAGAGAGCCCCGCAGACGTGCTCAAGCTCCTTGAAACTCTCCTTGAGAGAGTGAAAAAACCCGCTGAAAAAGAGATTGAAGAGCTTAAAGCCTTCTTCGGGCAGGAGCTTGAAAGCCATGATCTCATGTTCGCCTCTGAACAGTACAAAAAGCATCTCTACGGCTTTGACGAAGAGCTCTACCGCCCCTATTTTGAGAAAAATAACGTAATAGACGGGATGATCCGTTTTCTGGGAGAGGTGTTCTCACTTAGCTTTGAGAGGGTAGAAGCTCCCGTATGGCACAAAAGCGTTGCTGTTTATGATATTTCCAGAAAAGGACACGGCTTCGCCCGCCTCTACATGGACATGGAGACCCGCAAGGAAAAGCGTGACGGCGCGTGGATGAACGACTGGGTAACCAGACACACGGAAGACGGCAAAATTATCCCCGCCACGGCAGTCATAGCAGCCAACTTTCCCGCCGCCAAGGACGGGCGCCCATCCCTGCTCAGACACAGAGACGTTGTGACGCTTTTCCATGAAATGGGGCATGCTCTGCACCACATATGCAGCGAGGTTGATGAGGCGGACGTAAGCGGTATCAACGGCGTGGAGTGGGATGCGGTCGAGTTTCCCTCACAGTTCCTTGAGCTTTTCGCCTATGAGGAGGATGTGCTCGCCATATTCGCAAGGCATTATCAGACTGGTGAAATTATCCCCGCAGAAATGGTGGATAAACTGAAAGAGGTGCGCAGCTATCATGCGGCGCTTGTAATACTCCGGCAGGTTGAGTTAGGCATGTTCGATATGCTGATACACAGAAAGCCGTGCACAGAAGCAGAGGTTCAGAAGATTCTGGACACAGTGAGAGCAAAAACATCACTCATACAGCAGCCGGCGTACAATAAATTCCAGAACGGCTTCAGCCACATCTTTTCAGGCGGATACGCCGCCGGCTACTACAGCTATAAATGGGCGGAACGCATGAGTGCTGACGCTTTCATGGAGTTCAGAAAGCATGGGATCTTCAACAGGGAGCTGGCGGACAGATATTTCGACATAATTCTGAAAAACGGCGGCAGCCGCAGAGCCATGGAACTCTATAAGGAGTTCATCGGCAGAGAACCCGGAATAGACGCTATGTTGGAATTGGAAGGTATTAAAGCATAA
- a CDS encoding putative bifunctional diguanylate cyclase/phosphodiesterase — translation MKSIKHYILASTLLTAFLVFAGVYLISSYSYNKLLLGYADKTARIMLEQTFNSLYVAMERGASREELEYIIENITKSFDNNDMSIEIHRGYAVSEMFGYVRQNEPDNLVSEAFRSGVIRTVHTSDSLTEVMPVIAEKKCLTCHDNVIEGDVMGVIKTTQNFFFLQDKTARNIRLLLMFILPVPLLIGVIISFFVSRRLKLMLEKLHSSISNINSVEDLKSISLQRSDFSLMEVAAINEEIEELAGRLRSIATDNDTLQFQIRLMERLVITAEAITDWVDYTKKLLRSVNSVVYCQALFAVFKTDDTYEFFIFWNHNPDTETKMAFEEAVYEIPMLKTIFSENPPSIKHYVAEIGKDMIRMSKEEITAQLKNITFPERRIGNITGIGIQTPFNEDKSKSIVVDSILTTLMNVVGSVKAIHLYTKDVEFFATRDPLTNLHNQRMFWDLLKAETKRAERHKSWFSLVVLDFDNFKLINDVYGHAFGDKLLQRFAEKLKSTSREEDIVARYGGDEFTLILPEADEENAYTVVQRIKENLDAVNVLAPDGKNIKATTSIGIASYPFHADEDKKLFLVASNMMYKAKREGKNRICAPTGEDIINSLKEMGVKNQIILNAIENKSLIPYFQPIMSLTDNRVSVHELLMRIPVNGRIMPAAEFIDDAEAMGVMHRMDLMLMEKAFAEIRKAGYEGFLFINLSPKSLMMVEFEAQILALVETYGINKSKIVFEITERETVKNISLLAHFITKLKNEGFLFAIDDFGSGFSSFHYIKNFPIDFIKIEGDFIRNIINDDVDKAFVKSALTLAGELRIRTVAEYVENSAVLESLKELGVDYAQGYFIDKPAPALLDNNICKTFLTSADTE, via the coding sequence ATGAAAAGCATAAAACATTATATTCTCGCTTCAACTCTTCTGACCGCGTTTCTGGTTTTCGCGGGTGTCTATTTAATCAGCTCCTACTCTTACAATAAGCTTCTTTTGGGTTACGCGGACAAAACCGCGCGCATCATGCTTGAACAGACCTTCAACTCCCTTTACGTGGCAATGGAACGGGGCGCGTCAAGAGAGGAACTCGAATACATTATTGAAAATATCACAAAATCATTCGACAACAACGATATGAGCATTGAAATACACAGAGGCTACGCCGTAAGCGAAATGTTCGGTTATGTCAGACAGAATGAACCGGATAATCTTGTCTCGGAGGCTTTCCGCTCAGGCGTTATACGCACGGTACACACCAGCGACTCACTCACTGAGGTAATGCCCGTAATCGCCGAAAAAAAATGCCTCACCTGTCATGACAATGTAATAGAAGGGGATGTAATGGGGGTTATCAAGACCACCCAGAATTTCTTCTTCCTTCAGGACAAAACAGCGCGCAATATACGCCTCCTGCTGATGTTCATACTCCCTGTGCCGCTGCTGATAGGCGTTATTATATCCTTCTTCGTATCCCGCAGACTTAAGCTTATGCTGGAAAAGCTTCACTCAAGCATAAGCAATATAAACTCGGTGGAGGATCTGAAATCGATCAGCCTCCAGCGCAGCGACTTCAGCCTTATGGAGGTTGCGGCTATAAACGAAGAGATAGAGGAACTGGCGGGCAGGCTCCGCAGCATAGCCACAGACAACGATACGCTCCAGTTTCAGATAAGGCTGATGGAGAGGCTTGTCATTACTGCCGAAGCGATAACCGACTGGGTGGACTACACCAAGAAGCTGCTCCGGAGCGTAAATTCAGTTGTATACTGTCAGGCTCTTTTCGCAGTTTTCAAAACAGACGATACGTACGAATTTTTCATATTCTGGAATCATAACCCCGATACGGAAACCAAAATGGCATTTGAAGAGGCTGTTTACGAAATACCTATGCTGAAAACAATATTCAGTGAAAACCCGCCCTCCATAAAGCACTATGTGGCGGAAATCGGTAAAGACATGATAAGGATGAGCAAGGAAGAGATCACAGCCCAACTCAAAAACATCACCTTCCCCGAAAGACGCATAGGCAACATCACCGGCATAGGCATACAGACCCCGTTTAATGAGGACAAATCCAAATCAATCGTGGTTGACAGCATTCTCACCACTCTCATGAATGTTGTGGGCTCCGTCAAAGCGATCCATCTTTATACTAAGGATGTGGAGTTCTTCGCCACCAGAGACCCTCTGACAAACCTGCACAACCAGCGCATGTTCTGGGATTTGCTGAAGGCGGAAACCAAACGGGCAGAAAGACATAAGTCGTGGTTCTCCCTTGTTGTTCTGGATTTTGACAACTTCAAGCTGATAAACGATGTTTACGGACACGCCTTCGGAGACAAACTATTGCAGAGATTTGCCGAAAAACTCAAAAGCACCAGCAGGGAGGAGGACATTGTGGCACGCTACGGCGGCGATGAATTCACCCTGATACTGCCCGAAGCGGATGAGGAAAACGCTTACACAGTTGTTCAGCGGATCAAAGAAAACCTCGACGCCGTGAATGTTCTCGCTCCGGACGGCAAAAATATAAAGGCAACCACATCCATCGGAATTGCCAGCTATCCTTTCCATGCAGATGAGGACAAAAAGCTCTTCCTCGTCGCCAGCAACATGATGTACAAGGCGAAAAGAGAAGGCAAAAACCGCATCTGCGCCCCGACAGGAGAGGATATTATCAACAGCCTCAAAGAGATGGGGGTTAAAAACCAGATAATTCTCAACGCTATAGAAAACAAAAGCCTTATTCCCTACTTTCAGCCCATCATGTCGCTTACGGACAACAGAGTATCCGTCCATGAGCTTCTCATGCGTATTCCGGTAAACGGACGGATCATGCCCGCGGCTGAGTTTATAGACGATGCCGAAGCGATGGGAGTCATGCACAGAATGGATCTGATGCTTATGGAAAAAGCATTCGCCGAAATCAGGAAAGCGGGTTATGAAGGCTTTCTGTTCATCAATCTTTCCCCGAAGTCTCTTATGATGGTTGAGTTTGAGGCTCAGATACTCGCTCTGGTGGAAACATACGGCATAAACAAATCAAAAATCGTGTTTGAGATAACAGAAAGAGAGACTGTAAAAAACATCTCGCTTCTTGCCCATTTCATTACAAAGCTCAAGAACGAGGGTTTCCTTTTCGCCATAGACGATTTCGGCTCCGGCTTCTCATCCTTCCATTACATCAAGAATTTCCCCATTGATTTCATAAAGATAGAGGGGGATTTCATACGCAACATAATAAATGACGATGTTGATAAAGCTTTCGTTAAAAGTGCGCTGACCCTCGCCGGAGAACTGCGCATACGCACCGTCGCGGAATACGTTGAAAACAGCGCAGTTCTTGAATCACTGAAGGAACTGGGCGTGGATTACGCTCAGGGTTATTTCATAGACAAACCAGCGCCCGCCCTTCTTGACAATAATATATGCAAAACCTTCCTAACCTCTGCGGATACGGAATGA
- the feoB gene encoding ferrous iron transport protein B, translating into MSALKAVLAGNPNSGKTTLFNLIAGTHYKVANYPGVTVEKKEAKVHYDGSEIILTDLPGTYSLTAYSLEEVVARDFITTTNPDIIIDVVDASNLERNLYLAVQLMELDKPLVLALNMVDMAEKRNIRIDADLLAKKIGVPVIKTIARDGVGKKELLEGVLRFKSERKEFRISYGSDLDPALEEMEALINENAFLTESYPARWVALKYLENDVEVMKKGEVFTDVHGKLTAIVEKVEKHLKKTLDTYPEIIIADYRYGYLKSVLKDVVKKENEMERLYLSDKADKVLTHRVLGPVIMLAVLYGLYEFTFWASETPVGWLESLFGWLGGVADAALPEGLLKSLIISGVIDGVGGVLGFAPLILFMFFIIAILEDTGYMTRIAYMLDRVFRAFGLQGSSVVPYIVAGGIAGGCAIPGVMAARTIKSPKERLLTILTTPFMACGAKLPVYALLIAAFWPGNKGGMMLGITLGSWVLALLMAKVLGLTIVKGEQSVFIMELPPYRLPTLKGLLFHAWEKTWMYVKKAGTIILAVSIILWALMTFPGMSEERAAFYEDQIAQVESTVTDEEAQAAAVAEIENAALSEELRGSYAGRIGTAMEPVTQLAGFDWRTNISIIAGIAAKELVVSSLGTAYSLGEVDAEESGSLSERLASDPSWSLATALAFLMFTMLYSPCFVTLAVINKETGSKKWTAFTLVGYTAFAFVVSIIVYNVAGLIL; encoded by the coding sequence ATGTCAGCATTGAAAGCAGTTTTGGCGGGCAACCCCAACAGCGGTAAAACAACCCTTTTCAACCTTATCGCCGGTACGCACTATAAAGTGGCGAACTATCCCGGAGTTACGGTTGAGAAGAAGGAAGCAAAAGTCCATTACGACGGAAGCGAGATTATCCTCACTGACCTTCCCGGAACATACTCTCTCACCGCTTACTCTCTTGAAGAGGTAGTGGCAAGAGACTTTATCACCACAACAAACCCCGATATAATAATAGATGTTGTTGACGCTTCAAACCTTGAACGCAACCTCTATCTCGCTGTTCAGCTTATGGAGCTTGACAAGCCTCTGGTTTTGGCTCTGAACATGGTGGACATGGCGGAGAAAAGAAACATCCGTATTGACGCTGACCTCCTTGCAAAAAAGATCGGCGTGCCTGTTATCAAAACCATAGCCAGAGACGGCGTAGGCAAAAAAGAGCTTCTCGAAGGAGTGCTCAGGTTTAAGTCTGAAAGAAAAGAATTCAGAATCTCCTACGGAAGCGACCTTGACCCCGCCCTTGAGGAGATGGAAGCGCTCATAAATGAAAATGCGTTCCTCACTGAAAGCTACCCTGCAAGATGGGTTGCGCTTAAATATCTTGAAAACGATGTGGAAGTAATGAAAAAAGGTGAGGTTTTCACCGATGTTCATGGAAAACTCACCGCAATCGTTGAAAAAGTTGAGAAGCACCTTAAAAAAACCCTTGATACATATCCTGAAATTATCATAGCAGATTACAGATACGGTTACCTCAAATCCGTTCTGAAAGATGTTGTTAAAAAAGAGAACGAGATGGAGAGGCTTTACCTTTCCGATAAGGCTGACAAGGTGCTCACCCACAGGGTGCTCGGTCCCGTTATCATGCTTGCCGTGCTTTACGGTCTTTACGAGTTCACCTTCTGGGCGAGTGAAACTCCGGTGGGCTGGCTTGAAAGCCTCTTCGGCTGGCTTGGCGGAGTGGCGGATGCGGCTCTTCCCGAGGGTCTGCTTAAATCACTCATTATCTCCGGCGTTATAGACGGAGTGGGCGGGGTTCTCGGCTTTGCGCCTCTGATTCTGTTCATGTTCTTTATAATCGCCATTCTTGAAGACACAGGCTATATGACAAGGATCGCCTACATGCTTGACCGTGTCTTCCGTGCGTTCGGTCTTCAGGGCAGTTCTGTTGTTCCCTACATTGTTGCGGGCGGTATAGCAGGCGGGTGCGCAATCCCCGGCGTTATGGCGGCAAGAACTATCAAAAGCCCCAAAGAAAGGCTTCTGACCATTCTGACTACTCCGTTTATGGCATGCGGGGCGAAGCTTCCCGTTTATGCTCTTCTCATAGCGGCTTTCTGGCCCGGCAATAAAGGCGGAATGATGCTCGGCATAACTCTCGGAAGCTGGGTGCTTGCTCTTCTTATGGCAAAAGTACTCGGACTCACGATCGTTAAAGGCGAACAGTCCGTTTTCATTATGGAACTTCCTCCTTACAGGCTGCCAACTCTTAAGGGGCTTCTCTTCCACGCTTGGGAGAAAACATGGATGTACGTGAAAAAGGCGGGAACTATCATCCTCGCTGTTTCAATTATCCTCTGGGCGCTTATGACATTCCCCGGAATGAGCGAAGAGAGAGCGGCATTCTACGAAGATCAGATAGCTCAGGTTGAAAGCACTGTCACTGATGAAGAGGCTCAGGCGGCAGCAGTAGCCGAAATAGAAAATGCCGCTCTTTCAGAAGAACTGAGAGGCTCTTATGCGGGCAGAATAGGAACTGCTATGGAGCCTGTTACACAGCTTGCCGGTTTTGACTGGAGAACGAATATCTCCATCATCGCAGGCATAGCGGCGAAAGAGCTTGTGGTTTCTTCACTCGGTACTGCGTATTCTCTCGGAGAGGTTGATGCCGAAGAATCCGGATCTCTTTCTGAAAGGCTTGCGAGCGACCCGTCATGGTCACTTGCCACGGCTCTTGCTTTCCTCATGTTTACAATGCTTTACTCACCCTGCTTCGTAACACTCGCTGTTATAAACAAGGAGACGGGAAGTAAAAAGTGGACGGCTTTTACCCTTGTCGGCTACACAGCTTTTGCGTTCGTTGTATCAATCATCGTTTACAATGTTGCAGGGCTTATTCTTTAA
- a CDS encoding uracil-DNA glycosylase: MKRVNCYKCEGYYVTWDENMPHGCRILGFKSKLMPSLSVFRSSGMPCQYFSEKPNKNEKVP, encoded by the coding sequence ATGAAAAGAGTAAACTGTTACAAGTGCGAAGGCTACTACGTGACATGGGATGAAAATATGCCCCACGGATGCAGGATATTGGGTTTTAAGTCAAAGCTTATGCCTTCACTCTCCGTTTTCAGGTCTTCCGGCATGCCCTGCCAGTATTTCAGTGAAAAGCCTAATAAAAATGAGAAGGTTCCTTGA
- the ispG gene encoding flavodoxin-dependent (E)-4-hydroxy-3-methylbut-2-enyl-diphosphate synthase, with translation MFYRTDTKQISVGSVKVGGGAPVSVQSMTNTDTRDIEATAAQIKRLEEAGCEIVRVAVVDTDAAKAIKSIKEQINIPLIADIHFDHRLALASFESGADCIRINPGNIGGEDKCAKVIHAAKANGKSIRIGVNSGSIEKEIKKQYGVSAEAIVRSAAEHVRLFEKHSFTDFKVSLKASSVNLSIAAYMRFAEEFPYSLHVGITEAGTIFTGTVKSAAGIGAILSRGIGDTIRVSLTGDPVQEVRVAWEILKSLELRHRGVQVISCPTCGRAEIDLIKLAEETEKALAAFETPLHIAVMGCPVNGPGEAKEADYGIAGGRGQGLLFKKGEIVKKVEEKNLLPELLSILREDGVK, from the coding sequence TTGTTTTACCGGACTGATACTAAACAAATTTCAGTTGGGAGTGTCAAAGTCGGCGGCGGCGCGCCTGTCTCTGTGCAGTCCATGACCAACACGGACACTAGAGACATTGAAGCCACGGCCGCTCAGATAAAACGTCTGGAAGAAGCCGGATGTGAGATAGTGCGTGTTGCCGTGGTTGATACCGACGCGGCAAAAGCAATAAAAAGCATAAAAGAGCAGATAAATATTCCCCTCATAGCGGATATTCACTTTGATCACAGGCTCGCCTTGGCAAGTTTTGAAAGCGGAGCGGACTGCATAAGGATAAACCCCGGCAACATAGGCGGAGAGGACAAATGCGCAAAGGTGATCCATGCGGCAAAAGCCAACGGAAAATCGATCCGCATCGGAGTGAACTCAGGATCAATAGAAAAAGAAATAAAAAAGCAGTACGGTGTCAGCGCCGAGGCGATAGTCCGTTCGGCTGCGGAGCATGTGCGGCTGTTTGAGAAGCATTCGTTTACGGACTTCAAGGTATCTCTGAAGGCAAGCAGCGTAAATCTTTCCATCGCGGCGTATATGCGCTTCGCTGAGGAGTTCCCTTACTCGCTGCATGTGGGCATAACGGAAGCGGGAACCATCTTCACCGGAACAGTTAAGTCAGCGGCGGGAATAGGAGCGATTCTTTCCCGGGGCATAGGCGACACAATTCGGGTTTCTCTCACCGGAGATCCGGTTCAGGAAGTACGGGTTGCTTGGGAAATTCTCAAATCGCTGGAACTCAGGCACAGGGGGGTGCAGGTCATTTCCTGTCCCACCTGCGGCAGGGCGGAAATCGATCTCATAAAGCTGGCGGAAGAAACCGAAAAAGCACTCGCAGCATTTGAAACACCTCTGCACATAGCCGTTATGGGCTGTCCGGTCAACGGTCCGGGCGAGGCAAAGGAAGCCGACTACGGCATAGCCGGAGGCAGAGGTCAGGGACTCCTTTTCAAGAAAGGTGAGATCGTAAAAAAAGTGGAAGAAAAAAATCTTTTACCCGAACTTCTTAGCATTTTGCGAGAAGACGGTGTAAAATAG
- a CDS encoding phosphomannomutase/phosphoglucomutase — MIEASIFRDYDVRGTVPDKLSYEAAALVANAFALKLFKEKGRKCKIAVGRDVRPSSEELFRSTVRGLTDAGADVLDAGVCPSPVLYFTSKTTDADGYVMITGSHNPPEYNGMKFGSDTKVYHSGKIQEIYRSILERGYVQAKEKGTVSSRDMAAEYIKWSIEHFAPLKEKISRLPKKPKVVLDCGNGVASRIAPLLFKNIGVEIVPLFCEEDGTFPNHHPDPTVDKNLRDAIDAVREHGADLAAAYDGDADRIVAVTDSGRIIRGDTLLAVFAEDLCRREQNPVIIGDVKASQALYDILEKCGAKAVMWKAGHSMIKDRMLELNAPLAGETSAHIFFNDRFFGFDDGIYASLRLLEIYIDRRLSGEIENADELVKGFPEYINTPEIRLDFSDAEKFSFVEKVKREFEAMSKTTDLIRDINSIDGVRITFEKGWALLRASNTQPAVVLRFEALDKETMGSYILLLEKITGMKIVLPD, encoded by the coding sequence TTGATAGAAGCTTCAATTTTCAGAGATTACGATGTCAGGGGCACTGTACCGGACAAACTTTCATACGAGGCGGCGGCGCTGGTGGCAAACGCCTTTGCCTTAAAGCTGTTTAAAGAAAAAGGGCGTAAATGCAAAATTGCCGTAGGCAGAGATGTGCGCCCTTCATCCGAGGAGCTGTTCAGAAGCACAGTCAGAGGGCTCACCGATGCCGGCGCTGATGTGCTGGACGCAGGCGTCTGCCCCTCTCCGGTGCTGTATTTCACATCCAAAACCACAGACGCTGACGGGTATGTGATGATAACGGGGAGCCACAACCCGCCGGAATACAATGGAATGAAGTTCGGCAGCGACACAAAAGTTTACCATTCCGGCAAAATTCAGGAAATCTATCGCAGCATCCTTGAGAGGGGTTATGTTCAGGCAAAGGAAAAAGGCACTGTTTCATCAAGAGACATGGCTGCGGAATACATAAAATGGAGCATTGAGCACTTTGCCCCTCTGAAGGAAAAAATAAGCCGTCTGCCGAAAAAGCCGAAAGTGGTTTTAGACTGCGGCAACGGGGTAGCGTCAAGGATCGCTCCCCTGCTCTTCAAAAATATCGGCGTGGAAATAGTTCCCCTCTTCTGCGAGGAGGACGGCACATTCCCAAACCACCACCCTGACCCCACTGTGGATAAAAATCTCAGAGACGCCATAGACGCCGTCAGAGAACACGGCGCGGACTTAGCGGCAGCCTATGACGGCGACGCGGACAGGATCGTGGCTGTCACAGACTCAGGCAGGATAATAAGAGGAGACACGCTTCTGGCTGTATTTGCCGAGGATCTTTGCAGGCGGGAGCAGAACCCTGTAATCATAGGTGACGTAAAAGCGTCTCAGGCTTTATACGACATACTCGAAAAATGCGGGGCGAAGGCTGTCATGTGGAAGGCAGGGCATTCCATGATAAAGGACAGGATGCTTGAACTCAACGCTCCGCTGGCAGGGGAAACAAGCGCTCATATTTTCTTCAATGACCGCTTCTTCGGCTTTGATGACGGAATATACGCATCTCTGCGTTTGTTGGAGATATACATAGACCGCAGGCTTTCCGGCGAAATAGAGAACGCCGATGAACTGGTGAAAGGCTTTCCCGAATATATAAACACACCCGAAATCCGGCTTGATTTCTCTGACGCCGAAAAATTTTCTTTTGTGGAGAAGGTTAAAAGAGAATTTGAAGCTATGAGCAAAACAACGGATCTAATCAGAGACATCAACAGCATAGACGGAGTCAGAATCACTTTTGAAAAAGGCTGGGCACTGTTGCGCGCAAGCAACACTCAGCCGGCGGTTGTTTTGCGCTTTGAAGCGCTGGACAAAGAAACGATGGGGAGTTATATTCTCCTGCTGGAAAAAATAACGGGGATGAAAATTGTTTTACCGGACTGA
- a CDS encoding ATP-binding protein, translating into MKKIACFINDNSFLERLTDFCSAERFVLINYKEDKCELDVSVIVFITDCFDTVKGFREDIPLCFIGKRGDLPEGVLAVDEGFDHVQLRYLVDAVCHNGSLENSIASVRPVSIAKTFSVSNDIFNVERIVYILTKEFIYFLDFSSLEKIRIGLAEMITNAIEHGNLSISGDQKLDATEGGTYYSLIEERLKDEKYKGKKVTFTYYIDDSEVKISIEDQGRGFKVDDIPDPTMQEGLFKLHGRGILITRMYFDDVVYNEVGNKVELVKRF; encoded by the coding sequence ATGAAGAAAATAGCCTGTTTTATCAATGATAACAGTTTCTTAGAACGTCTGACGGATTTCTGTTCGGCTGAGCGCTTCGTCCTCATTAACTACAAAGAGGATAAATGCGAGCTTGACGTATCCGTTATTGTATTCATAACGGATTGTTTCGATACGGTAAAGGGTTTTCGAGAGGACATTCCGCTCTGTTTTATTGGTAAGAGAGGCGATTTGCCGGAAGGTGTTCTGGCAGTGGACGAAGGCTTCGATCACGTCCAGCTCCGTTATCTGGTTGATGCTGTCTGCCACAACGGAAGTCTGGAAAACAGCATCGCGTCGGTGCGTCCTGTTTCCATAGCGAAAACCTTCAGTGTTTCCAACGATATTTTCAATGTTGAGCGTATAGTTTACATCCTCACAAAGGAATTTATATATTTTCTGGATTTCAGTTCGCTGGAAAAAATCCGCATAGGTCTGGCAGAGATGATAACCAACGCCATAGAGCACGGCAATCTCTCTATCTCCGGCGATCAGAAGCTGGACGCCACCGAGGGCGGAACCTACTACAGCCTTATCGAGGAAAGACTCAAAGATGAAAAATACAAGGGTAAAAAGGTAACTTTCACTTACTATATTGATGATTCAGAAGTAAAAATCTCCATTGAGGATCAGGGGCGCGGATTCAAGGTTGACGATATTCCCGATCCGACCATGCAGGAAGGGCTTTTCAAACTTCACGGGCGTGGTATTCTTATAACAAGGATGTATTTTGACGATGTTGTTTATAACGAAGTCGGAAACAAGGTTGAACTTGTTAAGAGGTTCTGA
- a CDS encoding Crp/Fnr family transcriptional regulator, with protein sequence MNLAEELKNVELFSKIDIAKLEKIAQILKTKKFYKEETVLHKGDAGTELCIVLSGSFRAVLIDEDGDEILLHRFSKYDIFGEFSLIDQKERAGTIIADEESSLCKIGREPFLRLMREEPEVAITMLQILVGRLRKADELIESLAFLNVKERILKQLFDIAKESGDKNGSYIRIKKLTHQEISSMIGASRESVTKCMKILNLEGHVKMKGDNLYLKEPSHFY encoded by the coding sequence ATGAATCTTGCAGAAGAACTGAAAAATGTGGAGCTTTTTTCAAAGATCGACATAGCCAAGCTTGAAAAAATCGCCCAGATACTTAAAACCAAAAAGTTCTACAAGGAAGAAACCGTCCTTCATAAAGGGGATGCGGGCACAGAGCTGTGCATTGTTCTCTCCGGCTCATTCCGTGCTGTTCTCATTGACGAAGACGGTGACGAAATACTCCTGCACCGTTTCAGCAAATATGACATTTTCGGTGAATTCAGTCTCATAGACCAGAAAGAGCGTGCCGGAACCATCATCGCCGATGAGGAGTCCAGCCTGTGTAAAATAGGCAGGGAGCCCTTCCTGCGTCTCATGAGGGAAGAACCTGAAGTCGCGATAACCATGCTTCAGATCCTCGTGGGCAGGCTGAGAAAGGCGGATGAACTCATAGAATCTCTGGCGTTTCTCAATGTTAAGGAAAGGATTTTAAAGCAGCTTTTTGACATCGCAAAGGAAAGCGGAGATAAGAACGGAAGCTATATCAGGATAAAAAAGCTTACCCATCAGGAAATAAGCTCTATGATAGGCGCCTCAAGAGAATCCGTGACCAAGTGCATGAAGATCCTTAACCTTGAAGGACACGTGAAAATGAAGGGCGACAACCTTTATCTCAAGGAACCTTCTCATTTTTATTAG